Proteins co-encoded in one Prunus persica cultivar Lovell chromosome G6, Prunus_persica_NCBIv2, whole genome shotgun sequence genomic window:
- the LOC18774528 gene encoding uncharacterized protein LOC18774528, translated as MGSMSSPLTIISAEPLKQPVAVGRSSPSLLTTQAGSKSLLWNSRIEKKRALTVVAAIGDVSADGTPYLIAGAAAVALLGTAFPIIFSRKDLCPECDGAGFVRKSGVTLRANAARKDEAQIVCARCNGLGKLNQIDKR; from the exons ATGGGATCAATGTCTTCTCCTCTGACTATCATTTCTGCAGAGCCACTGAAGCAACCGGTTGCGGTCGGCCGCAGCAGCCCCTCTCTCTTGACGACACAGGCAGGGTCAAAATCTCTGTTGTGGAATTCTAGgattgagaagaagagagcATTGACTGTGGTTGCTGCCATTGGAGATGTATCTGCTGATGGCACCCCCTACCTGATAGCTGGAGCTGCTGCAGTGGCTCTGCTTGGAACTGCCTTCCCAATTATCTTCTCCCGCAAGGACCT GTGTCCCGAATGCGATGGGGCGGGTTTCGTTCGGAAGTCAGGGGTGACCCTGAGAGCTAATGCAGCACGGAAGGACGAGGCTCAGATTGTCTGTGCTCGGTGCAATGGCCTTGGCAAGCTCAACCAAATCGACAAAAGATAG
- the LOC18773755 gene encoding probable E3 ubiquitin-protein ligase RHC2A, producing MASLGSASYWCYTCSRSIRVRIRAQDSILCPDCGAGFIEEIQTPTRSPLHHPFPTAAMFLDNTPISQSPSPPNLRRSQRSSRDRSPFNPVIVLRGPPDTESDPGSFELYYDDGAGLGLRPLPSSMSDFLMGSGFDRLLHQLTQLENGVARLDHPPASKAAIESMPVIKIADDHVSTESHCAVCKEAFELDSEAREMPCKHIYHSDCIFPWLSIRNSCPVCRHQLPTDVRGPRGSGRASPENNGVVGEEETVGLTIWRLPGGGFAVGRFTGGRRAAERELPVVYTEMDGGFNTAGAPRRISWASRRRARESGGFAQAFRNFFSFFGRFRSSRSGSGNVFSRSSRRRSQRWALEDN from the coding sequence ATGGCTTCCCTGGGCTCCGCCTCATACTGGTGCTACACATGTAGCCGATCGATTCGGGTTCGGATCCGGGCCCAAGACTCGATCCTCTGCCCCGATTGCGGCGCCGGATTCATCGAAGAGATCCAGACCCCGACTCGATCTCCGCTCCACCACCCATTCCCCACCGCCGCGATGTTCCTCGACAACACTCCAATTTCGCAGAGCCCGAGCCCGCCTAATCTCCGCCGGAGCCAGAGAAGCAGCCGCGATCGCTCACCGTTCAACCCGGTTATTGTCCTCCGAGGCCCACCTGACACCGAATCCGACCCTGGAAGCTTCGAGCTTTACTACGATGACGGAGCCGGTTTGGGCCTCCGCCCTCTGCCGTCGTCCATGTCGGACTTCTTAATGGGATCGGGTTTCGACCGGCTGCTCCACCAATTGACCCAATTGGAAAACGGCGTCGCACGGCTCGACCACCCTCCGGCGTCGAAAGCCGCCATCGAGTCCATGCCCGTCATCAAGATCGCCGACGACCACGTCTCCACCGAGTCGCACTGCGCTGTTTGCAAAGAGGCGTTCGAGCTCGACTCGGAAGCTCGCGAGATGCCCTGTAAGCACATCTACCACTCCGACTGTATATTCCCATGGCTTTCGATTCGAAACTCGTGCCCGGTTTGCCGCCACCAGCTCCCTACTGACGTGCGCGGGCCGCGTGGCAGTGGCAGAGCCTCGCCGGAGAATAATGGTGtggttggagaagaagagacgGTGGGGTTGACTATCTGGAGATTGCCCGGGGGTGGATTCGCTGTGGGCAGGTTCACCGGAGGCAGGAGAGCTGCTGAGCGTGAGCTTCCAGTTGTTTACACTGAGATGGATGGTGGGTTCAATACGGCTGGTGCTCCTAGGAGGATTTCATGGGCTTCTAGAAGGAGAGCGAGGGAGAGTGGTGGGTTTGCTCAGGCTTTTCgcaatttcttctcctttttcgGGAGGTTCAGAAGCTCGAGAAGCGGGTCTGGTAATGTGTTTAGTAGATCATCGAGGAGGAGGAGCCAGCGTTGGGCTTTGGAAGATAACTGA
- the LOC18772419 gene encoding hsp70 nucleotide exchange factor fes1 yields MAKDGPNWDGLLKWSLAHSDGTRPNRNLSEEDRRWFMEAMQSQSIDVVKRMKEITLVMQTPEQVLEAQGVTPADIEDLLDELQEHVESIDMANDLHSIGGLVPLLGYLKNSHANIRAKAAEVVTTIVQNNPKSQQLVVEANGLEYLFSNLTSDPDVTVRTKALGAISSLIRHNKPGSIAFRLANGYAALRDALSSDNVRFQRKALNLIQFLLHENSSDCNVVSELGFPRIMLHLASSEDLEVREAALRGLLELARDKTDGSTSGLADEDEKLKQLLQERIKGISSMSPEDLGAAKEERQLVDSLWNACYNEPSSLRENGLLVLPGEDAPPPDVASKVFEPRLRAFAPNPADKNPGTEKKETPPLLLGAGPPPEAANVQGSSTTRDDANGSSQTN; encoded by the exons ATGGCAAAAGACGGACCCAACTGGGATGGATTGCTCAAATGGAGCCTCGCTCACTCTGATGGCACTCGCCCCAATCGCAATTTGAG CGAGGAGGATAGGAGATGGTTTATGGAAGCGATGCAATCGCAGAGTATTGACGTTGTGAAGCGCATGAAGGAGATAACACTTGTAATGCAAACTCCTGAGCAGGTTTTGGAAGCTCAAGGAGTTACTCCTGCTGATATTGAAG ATTTGTTGGATGAGTTGCAAGAGCATGTTGAGTCTATTGACATGGCCAATG ATCTTCATTCCATTGGCGGTTTGGTCCCTCTTCTTGGTTACCTGAAGAATTCCCATGCTAATATCCGAGCAAAGGCTGCAGAAGTTGTGACCACTATTGTCCAGAACAACCCCAAGAGCCAACAATTGGTCGTGGAAGCAAATGGCTTAGAATATCTGTTTTCTAATCTCACATCCGACCCTGATGTGACTGTTCGAACCAAAGCGCTCGGCGCAATTTCCT CTTTAATCCGGCACAACAAACCTGGTAGCATTGCATTTCGTCTAGCAAATGGTTATGCAGCCTTGAGAGATGCTTTATCTTCTGACAACGTGAGATTCCAGAG GAAAGCCCTGAACTTGATTCAGTTCCTACTGCACGAGAATAGCTCTGATTGCAATGTAGTAAGTGAGCTAGGGTTTCCACGCATAATGTTGCACCTTGCCTCTAGCGAAGATCTAGAAGTACGAGAAGCTGCACTCCGGGGCCTTCTTGAGCTTGCTCGAGACAAAACTGATGGGTCCACTAGTGGTTTAGCTGATGAAGATGAGAAATTGAAGCAACTTCTTCAAGAGCGAATTAAAGGTATTAGTTCAATGTCTCCTGAAGATCTTGGGGCAGCTAAAGAGGAGAGGCAGCTGGTAGACTCCCTCTGGAATGCCTGCTACAACGAGCCATCTTCTCTTCGTGAGAATGGGCTTCTTGTGCTTCCAGGGGAAGATGCACCACCACCTGATGTTGCAAGCAAGGTTTTTGAACCTCGTCTTAGAGCTTTTGCTCCAAATCCTGCAGATAAAAACCCTGGTACcgagaagaaagaaactccTCCTCTGCTGCTAGGTGCAGGTCCTCCACCGGAAGCTGCAAATGTTCAAGGTAGTTCTACTACCAGAGATGATGCCAATGGGAGCTCTCAGACAAATTAG
- the LOC18772297 gene encoding protein SRG1 isoform X1, whose amino-acid sequence MASVQELVKSDPWQVPEKFLVDRNEEDEPKSDLSSKIPIIDLSLLSRGQKEELDKLDQACKEWGFFQVVNHGVVAEVLQEMKYATAKFFQLPLEEKNKIRMASGGFQGYGQVDGVTRGETMDWSDQLVLTLYPAQYRMLNSWPTEPEGYKEAIEAYSSEVKRVGEELPRSLSLIMGMEKHTLLELHKELLQTLRVNYIPPCSMPDKVLGLSPHSDASTITILMQEDNVTGLHIRKEGEWVPVKPIPNALVVNVGDAIEIWSNGKYKSIEHRAVANSGKLRISYASFLFPHVDVEVGPFDHMVESSRTYKKVKYGDYLTTALKNKLKGKTHTEMAKTGS is encoded by the exons ATGGCAAGTGTTCAAGAACTGGTCAAGAGTGACCCTTGGCAGGTCCCTGAAAAATTCCTCGTAGATAGGAATGAAGAAGACGAGCCAAAGAGTGATCTTTCTTCGAAGATCCCTATCATTGATCTTTCTCTGCTCTCTAGAGGGCAGAAAGAGGAGCTTGACAAACTGGACCAGGCTTGCAAAGAATGGGGATTCTTTCAG GTTGTGAATCATGGAGTGGTAGCAGAAGTGTTGCAGGAGATGAAGTATGCGACGGCCAAGTTCTTTCAACTTCCGTTGGAAGAGAAGAACAAGATTCGTATGGCATCCGGTGGGTTTCAAGGTTACGGGCAAGTCGATGGTGTTACCCGAGGGGAGACAATGGACTGGTCTGACCAACTGGTTCTCACTCTTTATCCAGCCCAATACAGGATGCTTAACTCTTGGCCAACAGAGCCAGAGGGATACAA GGAGGCTATTGAGGCATATTCAAGTGAAGTTAAAAGAGTTGGAGAGGAGCTCCCGAGGTCTCTATCTTTAATTATGGGGATGGAGAAGCATACTCTTCTTGAACTACATAAAGAGTTGCTCCAAACTCTGCGTGTGAACTACATTCCTCCATGCTCCATGCCTGATAAAGTACTAGGTCTAAGTCCACACTCGGACGCAAGCACCATAACCATACTGATGCAAGAAGACAATGTAACCGGGTTACATATTCGAAAAGAAGGTGAATGGGTGCCGGTGAAGCCAATTCCAAACGCTCTCGTTGTGAATGTGGGAGATGCTATTGAG ATATGGAGCAATGGGAAGTACAAGAGCATTGAACATAGAGCTGTGGCAAACTCAGGCAAACTCAGGATATCTTATGCTTCATTTCTTTTCCCGCATGTTGACGTGGAAGTTGGACCATTTGATCATATGGTGGAGTCGTCAAGAACGTACAAGAAAGTCAAATATGGAGATTATCTGACGACTGCCTTGAAGAATAAACTGAAGGGAAAGACACACACTGAAATGGCCAAGACTGGAAGTTGA
- the LOC18772297 gene encoding S-norcoclaurine synthase 1 isoform X2, which translates to MTYHSSSGFLCYTELFLSLPKTVVNHGVVAEVLQEMKYATAKFFQLPLEEKNKIRMASGGFQGYGQVDGVTRGETMDWSDQLVLTLYPAQYRMLNSWPTEPEGYKEAIEAYSSEVKRVGEELPRSLSLIMGMEKHTLLELHKELLQTLRVNYIPPCSMPDKVLGLSPHSDASTITILMQEDNVTGLHIRKEGEWVPVKPIPNALVVNVGDAIEIWSNGKYKSIEHRAVANSGKLRISYASFLFPHVDVEVGPFDHMVESSRTYKKVKYGDYLTTALKNKLKGKTHTEMAKTGS; encoded by the exons ATGACATATCATTCTTCTTCCGGGTTCCTCTGCTATACAGAGCTTTTTCTGAGTTTGCCAAAAACA GTTGTGAATCATGGAGTGGTAGCAGAAGTGTTGCAGGAGATGAAGTATGCGACGGCCAAGTTCTTTCAACTTCCGTTGGAAGAGAAGAACAAGATTCGTATGGCATCCGGTGGGTTTCAAGGTTACGGGCAAGTCGATGGTGTTACCCGAGGGGAGACAATGGACTGGTCTGACCAACTGGTTCTCACTCTTTATCCAGCCCAATACAGGATGCTTAACTCTTGGCCAACAGAGCCAGAGGGATACAA GGAGGCTATTGAGGCATATTCAAGTGAAGTTAAAAGAGTTGGAGAGGAGCTCCCGAGGTCTCTATCTTTAATTATGGGGATGGAGAAGCATACTCTTCTTGAACTACATAAAGAGTTGCTCCAAACTCTGCGTGTGAACTACATTCCTCCATGCTCCATGCCTGATAAAGTACTAGGTCTAAGTCCACACTCGGACGCAAGCACCATAACCATACTGATGCAAGAAGACAATGTAACCGGGTTACATATTCGAAAAGAAGGTGAATGGGTGCCGGTGAAGCCAATTCCAAACGCTCTCGTTGTGAATGTGGGAGATGCTATTGAG ATATGGAGCAATGGGAAGTACAAGAGCATTGAACATAGAGCTGTGGCAAACTCAGGCAAACTCAGGATATCTTATGCTTCATTTCTTTTCCCGCATGTTGACGTGGAAGTTGGACCATTTGATCATATGGTGGAGTCGTCAAGAACGTACAAGAAAGTCAAATATGGAGATTATCTGACGACTGCCTTGAAGAATAAACTGAAGGGAAAGACACACACTGAAATGGCCAAGACTGGAAGTTGA
- the LOC109949929 gene encoding protein SRG1-like: MSSTPDIAFAPNVQEIVRSDPSQIPENFLIIRNEEEGKSNNTADTCHLSSEIPIVDLSLLSRGHKEELNKLDQACKEWGFFQVVNHGVATEVLQEMKDATAKFFELPLEEKNKIRMPSDDFQGYGQAYAASQGQTLDWSDALFLSVYPSHHRKLKFWPTSPEGFKDAIEAYSSGVKRVGDELLRSLSCTLGMEKDALLKLHQEVVQVLRVNYYPTCHMPDKVLGLSPHSDTGTITILMQEDNVTGLQIRKEGEWVPVKPIPNALVVNVGDVIEILSNGKYKSIEHRAVTTETKARISYASFLLPHLDVEVEPFDHIVEALGTRRYKKVKYGDYLGNSLKGKLKGKAHIETAKIGS, from the exons ATGAGTTCAACCCCTGATATAGCATTTGCACCAAATGTTCAAGAAATTGTGAGGAGTGACCCTTCGCAGATCCCTGAAAATTTCCTCATAATTaggaatgaagaagaaggcaaGTCAAATAATACTGCGGATACATGTCATCTTTCTTCTGAGATTCCTATTGTTGATCTTTCTCTGCTCTCAAGAGGACACAAGGAGGAGCTTAACAAACTAGACCAGGCTTGCAAAGAATGGGGATTCTTTCAG GTGGTAAATCATGGAGTGGCAACCGAAGTGTTGCAGGAAATGAAGGATGCTACGGCCAAGTTCTTTGAACTTCCGttagaagaaaagaacaaaattcgCATGCCGTCGGACGACTTTCAAGGCTACGGCCAAGCCTATGCAGCTTCCCAAGGGCAGACACTGGACTGGTCTGACGCACTGTTTCTCAGTGTTTATCCATCCCACCATAGAAAGCTCAAGTTTTGGCCAACCTCACCAGAGGGATTCAA GGATGCTATTGAGGCATATTCAAGTGGAGTAAAAAGAGTTGGAGATGAGCTCCTAAGGTCTCTATCTTGCACTTTGGGGATGGAGAAGGATGCTCTTCTTAAACTACATCAAGAAGTGGTCCAAGTTTTGCGCGTGAACTACTATCCTACATGCCATATGCCTGACAAAGTGCTAGGTCTAAGTCCACACTCGGACACAGGCACCATAACCATACTCATGCAAGAAGACAATGTAACCGGATTGCAGATTAGAAAAGAAGGAGAATGGGTTCCCGTGAAGCCAATTCCAAACGCTCTCGTTGTCAATGTTGGAGATGTTATTGAG ATTTTGAGTAATGGGAAGTACAAGAGCATTGAACATAGAGCTGTCACAACTGAAACCAAAGCGAGGATATCTTATGCATCATTTCTTTTGCCACATCTAGATGTGGAAGTTGAGCCGTTTGATCATATTGTGGAGGCATTGGGGACTCGGAGGTACAAGAAGGTCAAATATGGAGATTATCTAGGGAATTCCTTGAAGGGGAAACTTAAGGGCAAGGCACACATTGAAACAGCCAAGATCGGAAGTTAA